From Mycobacterium cookii:
TGTGCTGCCAGTGCAGGCACTCAACCTCGACCACGGCGTCGAAATATCGATCGCCGACAACCAGATCCGATCGCGGCCGTCGTACGCGTTCGGCGGTGGGACACGGCGTTGCCTCGGCGTGCACCTCGCACGGGCCGAGCTGACAGCAGTCATCACCGAGTTTCTGCAACGCATTCCGGAGTTCACGACAGCGGACGGTTACAGCGCACTCGCCGCCGAGGTCGACCGATACCTGACGCACCTGCCACTGGTGTGGTGATGTGGCATCTCAGCACCTTCTCAGTGCGGTGGGCGTAAGCAGGTTGCCACGATGAACGACGTTTCAAAACACACGTTGACCAAGGTGCCGGCGGTCACGCTGGGGTTCTGGGTCATCAAGATCTTGGCGACCACGCTGGGTGAGACCGGCGGCGACACCGTGACGATGACGATGAACTGGGGCTATGCGGCCGGGGTCGCGCTCTTCGGGTCGGCTCTGTTGGCGCTGGTGATTATGCAGATCGTCACCAAGCGATTCCATGCGGCGCTCTACTGGGCGACGATCGTGGCCTCGACGACGTTCGGTACCACGTTGGCCGATTTCGCGGACCGATCATTGGGGATCGGTTACACCGGCGGATCACTTCTGCTGCTGGGTTGCCTGGTGGCGACTTTGGGGCTGTGGCGGTGGTCCGAGGGGACGGTGTCGGTCAGCACGGTCTCGACGCCGAAGGTGGAGGCGTTTTACTGGGCAACCATCACGTTCTCCCAGACATTGGGGACCGCGCTCGGCGATTGGCTCGCCGACACCAACGAATTCGGTTACGAGCGTGGGGCACTCGTGTTCACGGCCGCGTTGGCCGCGGTGTGCGCACTCTATTTCTGGACCGACGTGTCGCGTGTGGTGTTGTTCTGGGTCGCGTTCATCCTGACGCGTCCGCTGGGCGCGACGGTCGGGGACTTCATCGATAAGCCCGTCGCCGACGGCGGCCTGGCCCTGAGTCGCCCGCTGGCCTCAGCCGTCATCGCCGCCGTCGTGGTCGTGTTGGTCATCGCCCTGCCGCAACGGCCGGGACGTCACCCCGGACAGGCGAATCACGATCCGGTGTCGCGTCCGCGGCGGACGAAGTAGCCTGCGGCCGTGAGGGTTTTACTCGTCGAAGACGAGGAGCGATTGTCGGCGACTCTTTCCAAGGGTCTGAAGGCCGAGGGCTTCGTCGTCGTGTCCGTAGGCACGGGCATCGAGGGCCTGCACGAGGCGACGGAGAACGACTTCGACGTCGTGGTGCTCGACATCATGCTCCCCGGCCACAGCGGGTACGAGGTGCTGCGTCGCATGCGCGCACAGCGGGTGTGGACCCCGGTCCTGATGCTGACGGCCAAGGATGGTGAGTACGACGAGATCGACGCATTCGACCTCGGAGCCGATGATTACCTGACCAAGCCGTTTTCGTTCCGGGTGCTGGTGGCTCGGCTGCGTGCGCTGGTCCGTCGCGGAGCGCCGGAGCGGCCGGTGGTGTTGACGGTCGGATCGCTGTCGCTTGACCCCACTCGTCATACGGTCGAGCGCGATTCGACGCCGATCGCGTTGACCCCGCGTGAGTACGGGCTGCTGGAATTCCTCATGCGCAACCAGGACGCGGTGGTCACCAAGACCGAGATCTTGCGCAATGTGTGGGATGCCCATTACGAAGGCCCCGACAACGTTGTGGAGGTGTACGTCGGTTACTTGCGTCGCAAGATCGATGTTCCGTTCGGCACCAACACTATTGAGACGATCCGCGGGGTCGGCTACCGGTTGTTCTGCTGAGGGAGTTTCACGACCATCGTGGTTCCCTCGCGGGGTTGATCGTCGATCGACACGCTGCCGCCGTGCGCGGTCACAAGGTCAGCGACGATGGCCAGGCCGAGCCCGCTGCCTCCGCTGCTGCGGGCGCGGTCGGAGTCCAGCCGCACGAACCGCCCGAAGACCCGGCTTCGTTCGGCAACCGGGATGCCCGGACCGTCGTCACTCACCGTGATGATGGCGTGACCGTCGTCGCTGCCGACGGTCACATCCACGCGCGACTTCGCATGGCGGACAGCGTTATCCACCAGATTACGGATCACCCGCGACAGCGCCGTCGGGTCGCCGGTCAGATTCGCTGCCGAAATGTCGGTGTTGATCGTGCATGCGGCGCCGCGACGTGCGCGAGCCGCCTCGACTTCGGCAAGCTCGCCCAACCGCACCGGTTCTTTGCGTAATGCCAGGCTGTGTTCGTCGGCGCGGGCCAGCACGAGGAGATCCTGGATCAGCGTCTGCATCCGGTGTGCCTCAGGAAGCAGCGTGTTGATCGCCAGGTCTGCGTCGAGTAATTCGGGATGGGCTTCGGCGACTTCCAAGCCGGAGATGATGGTGGCCAGCGGGCTGCGGAGTTCATGCGATGCGTCGCCGACGAATCGCTGTTGCGCGTGGTGGCCGGCCTCGAGGCGCGAGAGCATTTCGTTCATGGTGACTGCCAGGGCAGCGATTTGGTCGCGGCCGGCGGGCACCGGTACTCGCTCGGCCAAATCCGATGTGGAGATCTCGGCTACGCGGCTACGGATGGCGTCCACCGATTGCATGGATCGGCGAACCAGCCAATAGGTTGCCGCCGCCGCCACCGCGACGATGATCGGGGCGCCGCACGCCAACAGCAGCGCGGCAGTCCGTGCGGCGGCCTCGACCGCCTCGCTACCGCCTCCGACGATCACCGTGTACTCACCCGAGGAGGTTTCGACCCGTTGGCCACTGACCCGCATGTCGTCGCCGGCAACCGCGTCATCGGGCATCCCTCGGCGCAGATGGAGGTCGAATTCGCTGACCGGGACCAACGGCGTCTCAGGCGCCAATCCGGATCGCTCGAGCATCCTTCCGTCCGGCGCGATCAACTGAATCGCCACGATGTGGTGGTTGGTGGTCAACAGGTCTCTATTGAGATCGGCGGCCGACCCGGATTGCAGGGCCTCTGCGATGTTGCGCACCCTTCCCGCGGTGGCGTCGTCGACACCGACCAGCAACGATCGGTACAGCAGGGCGTCCAGTGCGACGCTCGCAACGGCGAACGCCACCAGCACGACGATTCCCGATACTGCGGCTGAGCGGGCCGAGATGCCGATACTTCTGAGCGCCGCTAACCGCTTGAGCCCGTGTCGCCACAACGACCCGACGGTAGACACCTGTTCAGTCTGATTGCTCGGCGCTGTGAATCGGGTGAGAACGCTGCGATTCGCATCGGGTGCGGCTGCCGTGCCGACCGAACTTCATGCGCTGAAACCTTTCTCAGCGGCTTCTCAACGACCCGCGTTTACGCTGGCGCTCCCATGCACAGAACGGACCGTTGTGTCCGTTCGGCACGAGTTGTGGAATGGATTGTTTAGGAGCGTGTTTCGTGATGATCAGCACAGGACGCATCGTCTGGAGTCAGGCATGAACGTCGAGCAATTGCGGCGCGCGCTCGCCGAACTCCCGGGCGATGTGCCAGTCGTTCTCGACGACTGCCAGATGGGCTGGATGGCGAATGCCGGCCTGTACCTCGCACCGGCACACCTGGACTGCGGCATCACCGGCAATCACCTCCACGCGCGACATCGAGATGGCGCCGACAACTGTCACGCGCTGTTGATCAGCGGCTTGGGACAAGTCGACCCGGGCGTGGTGGACATCAGTCCGCAGATCGCGTGGCCGGAAGTCATCGACGTGGAAGTCGACGTTCGCCTACCGGGCCCACAGCTTCCGAGTTCGATCACGTGACGCGGCAGATAGATTGCGCGGTTCGGCCGGATGATGCCGGCGATAATCCGACGTTGTCGTCCAACGACATTGGGGGAGCCGCGTCGCTACGGCCGGGCGAATTGGCGCAGGCGTCGGTGATGGGCGCGTTGTGTGCGGCGATCGCGATCATCGCGGTTGTCTTTCCACACGCGGGTGAGCTGGGCCTGCTGGGCGCCGTGCCGATGGGGTTGCTGGCCCATCGGTATCGGATCCGGGTCCTGGTCACCGCCACGGTGGCCGCCGCTGCGATCGGCTTCCTGGTCGTGGGCGTGAGCGGCGTTGGGGCGGTTGCGCTCTGCGCCTATGTCGGCGGGCTGGCCGGAATCGTGAAACGCCACAACCGCGGTGCTTCGACTGTGATCGCCGCATCCTGTGTCGCCGGTCTCGTCATCGGCGCAGTTGTGATCGCAGCGTTGACTGTGCTGAACCCGCTTCGGGAACTGGTGTTTCACACTGTCGCCGCTGCCGTGAACGGTGCGGCGGCGATCATGTCGCGGGTGCCGCCGCTGCAGCCGGCGGCGCGGGGCCTCGGCTGGTTCTACCTCGAAGCGTCGGGTCACTGGCAGTGGCTCGTTCTCGGGTGCGCTGTCGCCGCGATCGCGGGAGCTTCGGTGATCGGCTGGTGGGGGATCTCGCGGGTGCTTGAGCGGCTCGGCGGCGTGCCCGACGTGCACAAGCTGGACGTGGTGGGCGGCACCGGGCCGATCCAGCCTGTTCCGGTGCGGTTGGACGAGGTGCGCCTGCGCTACCCCCACACCGACTACGACGCGCTGCGCCCAGTCAGCGTGGACGTGCGGCCGGCCGAACATGTCGCGGTCACCGGGGCTAACGGCGCGGGCAAAACCACGCTCATGCTGATCCTGGCCGGCAAAGAACCGACAGCGGGGACGGTGGAACGTCTCGGGGCCGTCGGTCTCGGTCAACTCGGTGGTACCGCCGTCATCATGCAACACCCGGAAAGCCAGGTACTGGGATCACGAGTGGCCGACGACGTGGTCTGGGGACTGCCGCCGGGCAGGTGCACCGATGTCGACCGGCTGCTCAGGGAAGTCGGGTTGGACGGTTTCGCCGAGCGCGACACCGGCGGTCTGTCCGGCGGCGAACTGCAGCGCCTCGCGGTAGCCGCGGCGCTTGCCCGCGATCCCGCCCTGCTCATCGCCGACGAAGTCACCAGCATGGTCGACCAGCAGGGCCGGGATGCACTGCTCAGCGTGCTATCCCGGCTGCCTGATCGTCACCGCACCGCTTTGGTGCACATCACCCACTACAACGACGAGGCCGATTACGCCGACCGCACAATCAATCTGAGCCATTCACCCGATAACACGGCGATGGTCGAAACCGCGGCCGCGCCGGTGCCGACGGTTGCGCACGGCGACCAATCTCATGCGCCGGTGCTCGAACTTGCGGGCGTCGGCCACGAATACGCCAGCGGCACACCGTGGGCGCAGGCCGCGCTGCGCGACGTCAGTTTCACGGTGTATGAGGGCGACGGGCTCTTGATTCATGGTGGCAACGGCTCCGGAAAGTCGACGCTGGCGTGGGTCATGGCCGGGCTGACGGTGCCCACCAGTGGCACCTGTCTGGTCGACGGGCGCCCCGCCTCCGATCAGGTCGGTGCCGTGGCGCTGCAGTTCCAGGCGGCCCGGTTGCAGTTGATGCGCAGCCGTGTCGACCTGGAAGTGGCGGCGGCAGGCGGACTTTCGCCGGATGACCACGCCGGCATCGCGGCGGCGCTGGCCGCCGTCGGCCTGGACGCCGAGTTGGCGAAGCGACCCATTGACCAGCTCAGCGGCGGCCAGATGCGTCGGGTGGTGCTGGCCGGATTGTTGGCGCGGTCGCCGCGAGTATTGATTCTCGACGAGCCGCTGGCTGGGCTGGATGCCGCAAGCCGGCGCGGTCTGGTCCGGCTGCTCGCGGACCGGCGCCGTGACACCGGCTTGAGCATCGTGGTCATCTCGCATGACTTCGCCGGGTTGGAGGAGCTCTGCCCGCGGACCCTGCGCCTGCGTGGCGGTGCGCTGAAACCGGCGCCATCCGAGAGCCGGCCCACGTCCCCGACGGCGCCACGTCCAATCCGGCGAGTACGGCGACCTGCTGTGTTGCTTCGACCGGTGCCCGGACGCACCGCCATCCACGAGTTGTGGGCTGGCACCAAACTTCTTATCGCATTTGGCACTTCGGTGTTGTTGGCGCTGTACCCGGGATGGATTGCGATCGGATTTGTCGCTGCCCTGGTGGTGGCGGGGGCCCGGGTCGCCCGTATTCCCCGCGGGGCACTGCCGTCGCCGCCGCCCTGGCTGTGGATCATGCTGGCCATCGGCGGCATCACGGTCGCATCGGCCGGCGGCGGCCCCCAAGTCCAGCTGGGCGCGATCTCGATCGGCCTCGGCGGCCTGCTGGAATTCTTGCGTCTGACCGCACTGTCCGTCGCATTGCTCGGCATGGGAGCGCTGGTGACGTGGACGACTAACGTTGCCGAAATCGCCCCCGCGGTAGCTTCTTTGGGTCGCCCGCTGCGTCGATTGCGCATCCCGGTCGACGACTGGTCGGTCGCATTGGCGCTCGCGTTGCGCACCTTCCCGATGCTGATCGACGAATTCCGGGTGCTGCACGCCGCTCGCCTTTTGCGGCCCAAAGGGAAACCAGCGACCGGCAGCGCCCGTCTCAAACGCCTGGCGGCAGATGTTGTCGACGTGGTCATCGCGGTGATCACCGTGACACTGCGAAGGGCCGACGAGATGGGCGATGCGATCACCGCCCGAGGCGGCACAGGTCAGATCTCAGCGACCTCTGCGCAGCCGAAACGTGCTGACTGGATGGCACTTTCGATCGTATCAGCGGTGGGTATGGCCGCAGTGACCGCGGCGTTGCTGCTGGCCGCCTAGGGTTCCAGTCAGAACCGCGCCAGTGCCGGCACATCCGCCAGCGCACAATCGGGAATACGCTCGGCGGCGCGGAGCAGGAAGTTGAGCTTTTCGATCCGCTCACCCGACCGTGGTGCGCCGTTCTTCTGCAACGGCGCGGCCAAACCCACCGCCAGGTCCATCACCACGTCGTCGATCACACCACCGGAACGGCCCGACGGAATCGTCAAAATGGAGTTCTGCGAGGCGAATTCGTAGCAGTCCAGCGCCTCGGCGATGGTGCCGACCTGATTGGGCTTCAGGATGAAGCCGTCGACGGCCGAGGTCCGCGCGGCGTGCTGCAGTCGGTCGCGGTTGGTGACGATCAGATCGTCGCCGACGATGATCGAGCGGTCGATTGTCTGCGCCGCCTTGGTGAATCCGTCCCAGTCATCACCGTCGAGGAGGTCCTCGATGAACAGCAGTGGGAATTCCTCCGACAACGCCCAGGCGTAGTCGATCAGGGCCTCCGATGTCACCCGCTCGCCGTTGAAGGCGTATGTCTGCGTGCCCTCGTCGTAGACCTGGCTCGACGCGCAGTCCAACGCAAACGCCATCGTGTCGGCGCAGCCGGCGAGCTCGACCGCCTCGGTCAGCAACTCCAGGACGACCCGTGGGTCGCTGGATGGCGCGACGTAGCCGAATGACGATGCCATCACAGGCGCGCGGCCGTAGCGGCGTGCAAGCACGTCACCGAGCACGCCGAACAACGTCACGCCCCTCTCGACCGCCGATTCGATGGAATGGGCGCGGTAAGGCACGACGAGGAACTCGTTGAACGTCTGAAAGACATCGCCGTAGCGGCCGCCGTTGATCATGTTGAAGCTGGGCGCCGGCACGGTGCCCGGCGGGTCGAGTCCCAGCAGCGCGGCGACGTAGGCATAGGTGGGTGTCCCCGCCGCCCCGGATGCCGCGCGTAGCAACGCGATCGAGGTGGAATAGATCGCGTTTCCGCCGAGCCGGCGTTTGTCCGGCGTGCCGTCGAGTTCGATCATGATCCGATCCAGGGTTCGCGGGTCGTCGAGCTCGGCGCCGATGAGAGCGGGGGCGATTTCGTCGGTCACGGCGTTGACGGCGCGGTGCACGCTCAGCCCGTCGTATTCGGACGGGTTTCCGTCACGAGATACGAATGCCTCGTGCGTACCGACCGAACTACCGGTCGGTGATGCGCCGCAGCCGACATGGCCGGTATCGGTGGTGATTTCAACCTCCACCAACGGCCGGGCTTTGCAGTCCAGCAGCTGGCGGGCGGCGACGGATGCGATCTTCATCAATGGACTCTCGGAACGTGGGACCGCCAGCGTAGGACCAACACGCTGAGAAGCCGCTGAGCTTGCCGTGTACACGATCGCCGGTCCGTCGAGAGCGGGATGGGGCACTGAGTCGCAATTTCTCGGGTCAAACCGCCCTGTCCGCGAATAAGTAAGAGGCGCAACGTGATGCCGAGAGCCCAACTCGCGACGTGCGATGTCACGTCACGCGGACGTGACGGCCCGCTGCCGTGCGGCTCGCGACCCAAATGCCCTTTCTGAAGGGACCAAAGTCACCGGTAGCACCCGAGATGGAGACGACGGCTCGCAGGAGTCGTACCTTGGGAAAATGGCCGAATTCATGCGCAACAGTGACGCGTTCACGTGGGCCATGGAAAGCGATCCCCGATTGCGTTCTACCGTGGTCACGGTGATCGTGCTCGACCGGTCACCAGACTGGGAAGCGGTACGCGAGCGCTTCAGCCTCCTTTCGGCCAAGGTGCCGATGATGCGGCAGCGAGTCGTCCCGTCCCCGGCGCCCGCGCCGCCGCGGTGGGAGTACGCGCCGGACTTCGACCTCGACTTCCACTTGCGCAGAGTGACCGCGACCGCGCCGGGCACCATCGACACGGTGCTGGAAATGGCTCGGGTCGCGGCGATGGGGGCCTTCGACAGGGCACGCCCGCTTTGGGAGGCCACGTTCATCGACGGCCTCGAAAATGGCGGCGCAGCAGTCATTCTCAAGTTCCACCATGCTCTGACGGATGGCGTTGGAGGCATCCAGATCGGGATGATTCTCTTCGATTTGTCCGAGGTTCCCGAGAAGCAGGGACCGGTGGCGGAACTGCCTGAAGTGCCCCCGCCGCCCTGGCTGCGCAGTTACCGCGACACGGCGCGATACGACGTCCAATCGGTGGGCAACGCGGTGCTGGGCGCACTGAAGGGTGCGCCGAAGCTTATTTCCAACGGCATTCTGCGACCCGTGCCAAGTGTTTCGTCGGTTGCGCAGATGGCGGCGTCGGTCTACCGAACCGTGCGCCCGGTGAATCGGACCGGTTCGCCGCTGATGAAAGAGCGCAGCCTGATCCGGCGTCTGGGCGTGCACGAGGTCCCGTTTTCTGAACTTCGGGCTGCCGCCCACCGCGGTGGCGGGGCGTTGAACGACGCCTTCGTCGCGGGCGTGGCCGGCGGGCTGCGGCGTTACCACGAAAAGCACGGCGCCTCGGTGGGCGACCTTCATCTCACGATGCCGATGAGCCTGCGCGCAGAGGGCGACGAGATCGGCGGTAACCGGGTCACGCTGATGCGGTTCGACGTGCC
This genomic window contains:
- the eno gene encoding phosphopyruvate hydratase, with product MMKIASVAARQLLDCKARPLVEVEITTDTGHVGCGASPTGSSVGTHEAFVSRDGNPSEYDGLSVHRAVNAVTDEIAPALIGAELDDPRTLDRIMIELDGTPDKRRLGGNAIYSTSIALLRAASGAAGTPTYAYVAALLGLDPPGTVPAPSFNMINGGRYGDVFQTFNEFLVVPYRAHSIESAVERGVTLFGVLGDVLARRYGRAPVMASSFGYVAPSSDPRVVLELLTEAVELAGCADTMAFALDCASSQVYDEGTQTYAFNGERVTSEALIDYAWALSEEFPLLFIEDLLDGDDWDGFTKAAQTIDRSIIVGDDLIVTNRDRLQHAARTSAVDGFILKPNQVGTIAEALDCYEFASQNSILTIPSGRSGGVIDDVVMDLAVGLAAPLQKNGAPRSGERIEKLNFLLRAAERIPDCALADVPALARF
- a CDS encoding HAMP domain-containing sensor histidine kinase — its product is MWRHGLKRLAALRSIGISARSAAVSGIVVLVAFAVASVALDALLYRSLLVGVDDATAGRVRNIAEALQSGSAADLNRDLLTTNHHIVAIQLIAPDGRMLERSGLAPETPLVPVSEFDLHLRRGMPDDAVAGDDMRVSGQRVETSSGEYTVIVGGGSEAVEAAARTAALLLACGAPIIVAVAAAATYWLVRRSMQSVDAIRSRVAEISTSDLAERVPVPAGRDQIAALAVTMNEMLSRLEAGHHAQQRFVGDASHELRSPLATIISGLEVAEAHPELLDADLAINTLLPEAHRMQTLIQDLLVLARADEHSLALRKEPVRLGELAEVEAARARRGAACTINTDISAANLTGDPTALSRVIRNLVDNAVRHAKSRVDVTVGSDDGHAIITVSDDGPGIPVAERSRVFGRFVRLDSDRARSSGGSGLGLAIVADLVTAHGGSVSIDDQPREGTTMVVKLPQQNNR
- a CDS encoding COG4705 family protein, whose product is MNDVSKHTLTKVPAVTLGFWVIKILATTLGETGGDTVTMTMNWGYAAGVALFGSALLALVIMQIVTKRFHAALYWATIVASTTFGTTLADFADRSLGIGYTGGSLLLLGCLVATLGLWRWSEGTVSVSTVSTPKVEAFYWATITFSQTLGTALGDWLADTNEFGYERGALVFTAALAAVCALYFWTDVSRVVLFWVAFILTRPLGATVGDFIDKPVADGGLALSRPLASAVIAAVVVVLVIALPQRPGRHPGQANHDPVSRPRRTK
- a CDS encoding response regulator transcription factor; the protein is MRVLLVEDEERLSATLSKGLKAEGFVVVSVGTGIEGLHEATENDFDVVVLDIMLPGHSGYEVLRRMRAQRVWTPVLMLTAKDGEYDEIDAFDLGADDYLTKPFSFRVLVARLRALVRRGAPERPVVLTVGSLSLDPTRHTVERDSTPIALTPREYGLLEFLMRNQDAVVTKTEILRNVWDAHYEGPDNVVEVYVGYLRRKIDVPFGTNTIETIRGVGYRLFC
- a CDS encoding ATP-binding cassette domain-containing protein, producing MGALCAAIAIIAVVFPHAGELGLLGAVPMGLLAHRYRIRVLVTATVAAAAIGFLVVGVSGVGAVALCAYVGGLAGIVKRHNRGASTVIAASCVAGLVIGAVVIAALTVLNPLRELVFHTVAAAVNGAAAIMSRVPPLQPAARGLGWFYLEASGHWQWLVLGCAVAAIAGASVIGWWGISRVLERLGGVPDVHKLDVVGGTGPIQPVPVRLDEVRLRYPHTDYDALRPVSVDVRPAEHVAVTGANGAGKTTLMLILAGKEPTAGTVERLGAVGLGQLGGTAVIMQHPESQVLGSRVADDVVWGLPPGRCTDVDRLLREVGLDGFAERDTGGLSGGELQRLAVAAALARDPALLIADEVTSMVDQQGRDALLSVLSRLPDRHRTALVHITHYNDEADYADRTINLSHSPDNTAMVETAAAPVPTVAHGDQSHAPVLELAGVGHEYASGTPWAQAALRDVSFTVYEGDGLLIHGGNGSGKSTLAWVMAGLTVPTSGTCLVDGRPASDQVGAVALQFQAARLQLMRSRVDLEVAAAGGLSPDDHAGIAAALAAVGLDAELAKRPIDQLSGGQMRRVVLAGLLARSPRVLILDEPLAGLDAASRRGLVRLLADRRRDTGLSIVVISHDFAGLEELCPRTLRLRGGALKPAPSESRPTSPTAPRPIRRVRRPAVLLRPVPGRTAIHELWAGTKLLIAFGTSVLLALYPGWIAIGFVAALVVAGARVARIPRGALPSPPPWLWIMLAIGGITVASAGGGPQVQLGAISIGLGGLLEFLRLTALSVALLGMGALVTWTTNVAEIAPAVASLGRPLRRLRIPVDDWSVALALALRTFPMLIDEFRVLHAARLLRPKGKPATGSARLKRLAADVVDVVIAVITVTLRRADEMGDAITARGGTGQISATSAQPKRADWMALSIVSAVGMAAVTAALLLAA
- a CDS encoding wax ester/triacylglycerol synthase domain-containing protein, with amino-acid sequence MAEFMRNSDAFTWAMESDPRLRSTVVTVIVLDRSPDWEAVRERFSLLSAKVPMMRQRVVPSPAPAPPRWEYAPDFDLDFHLRRVTATAPGTIDTVLEMARVAAMGAFDRARPLWEATFIDGLENGGAAVILKFHHALTDGVGGIQIGMILFDLSEVPEKQGPVAELPEVPPPPWLRSYRDTARYDVQSVGNAVLGALKGAPKLISNGILRPVPSVSSVAQMAASVYRTVRPVNRTGSPLMKERSLIRRLGVHEVPFSELRAAAHRGGGALNDAFVAGVAGGLRRYHEKHGASVGDLHLTMPMSLRAEGDEIGGNRVTLMRFDVPVGVLDPSERIRQIHERTGKVRQEKSLPYTQWIAGALNMMPRWYIGSILRHVDFLCSDVPGIPMPVFLGGARVVTQYAFGPTIGASVNVTLLTYVDTCAVGIDVDTGAIPDYDVFHESLVAGFDEVLALASAPA